In the Sinomonas cyclohexanicum genome, GGCGGGGATGCCGAGCGACGCGCCGGTCTCGAACGACTCGCCGTCCGGGAGCGGCTGGGCCTTCTCTGCGGGGATGATGACGTATTCCTGGGCCGTCCCCTCGGTGCCGCCGAACGCGACGTCCCAGAGCCAGACCTGCTGCCCCGGTTCGAGGCCCGCCACCCCCGGCCCGACGGCGTCGACCGTTCCGGCCCCGTCCTGCCCGGGCACGTGCCAGCCCTCGAGCGCGCCAGGGTACGTGCCGCCGGCCCGGGCCTTCCAGTCCGTGGGGTTGACGCCGGCCACCGCGATGCGCACCCGGACCTGACCCTCGCCGGGCTCGGCGAGCTCGCGATCCTTCAGCGTCAGGACCGAGGACGGGCCCGTCTCGTGGTATTGGATCGCGCGGTAGGTGGAGGGGGCGCTGGGGGCGGCAGAGGTGCTGGAGGTGTCAGCCATGCACCCATCCTCCCCCACGCCTGGAGGTCACGTCGTGAAGGGCACCCCCTGGGGCCAGCTTCTGAGAGTCACACCCCGGAAGTCAGGTCCCGCTGGTGGCGGGCTCTCGCACGACGCCAGCCACTCGCCGTCGTGCGCTTCTCACCCGCGTGCCCCACACGACCCACGGGACACGACCCCCGGGATGTGCCCTCCAGAAGGTGACTCCCAGACGGACGGGCGCCGAGTCGGGAGTCAGTCCTGGAAGTACTCGATCTTCGCGCCGATCGAGTTGAGCCGCTCGGCAAGGTCCTGGTATCCGCGCTCGATCACGTAGATGTTGCGCAGCTCGCTCGTGCCGCGCGCTGCGAGCATGGCCAGCAGGATGCATGCCGCGGGGCGAAGAGCCGGCGGGCACCCCACCTCGGCCGCGCGCCACTTGGTGGGCCCGTTGACGTAGATGCGGTGCGGATCGAGGAGCTGCACGTTCGCGCCGAGCCTGTTGAGCTCCGTGAGGTAGATGGCGCGGTTCTCGTAGACCCAGTCATGGATCATCGTCTGCCCGGTGGCGTTCGCGGCGATGACCGCGAAGAACGGCAGGTTGTCGATGTTCAGGCCAGGGAAGGGCATGGGGTGGATCTTGTCCGCCGGGGCGTGCAGCTCGGACGGGACCACGGTCACGTCCACGAGACGGGTCTGGCCATTGCGGGCGGTGTACTCGCTGGAGACCTCGAGCTGCTGCCCCATCGTGGCGAGTGTCGCGAGCTCAATCTCCATGAACTCGATCGGCACGCGGCGCACCGTGATCTGCGAGTTCGTGACGATCCCGGCGGTGATGAGGCTCATCGCCTCGATCGGGTCCTCGCTGGGCCAGTAGTCGATGTCGACGTCGATGCGCGCCTTGCCGCGGATGCGCAGCGTGGTGGTCCCGACCCCGTCGATCTGCACCCCGAGGCCCTCGAGGTAGAAGCACAGGTCCTGGACCATGTAGTTCGGGGACGCGTTGCGGATCACGGTGACGCCCTCGCGGTGGGCTGCAGCCATGATCGCGTTCTCGGTGACCGTGTCGCCGCGCTCGGTCAGGACGAAGGAGCGGTCCGCGACGTCGGCCTCGGGGGCGCGGACGGTGTAGAAGCCGGCGGTGGCCTCCACCTCGAGGCCGAACTGCCGAAGGGCCTGCATGTGCGGATCGACGGTGCGGGTGCCGAGATCGCAGCCGCCGGCGTACGGGAGGCGGTACTCGTCGCGCTCGTCGAGGAGCGGGCCGAGGAGCATGATGACGCTGCGGGTGCGGCGGGCGGCCTCGACGTCCATCGAGTCCAGGTCCAGGGCGGCGGGGCGGCGGATCTGCAGATCGCGGGGCTGCTCGCCGTGCTCGGCCGGGAGCCACGTGCACTCGACGCCGATCGAGGTCAGGACCTCGACGATCCGGTTGACCTCCTCGATGCGCGCGAGCCGCCGCAGCGTGGTGGTGCCGCGGTTGAGCAGGGACGCGCACAGGAGCGCGACGCCGGCGTTCTTGGACGTGTTGACGTCCACGGACCCCGAGAGCCGGTGCCCGCCCTCGACCCGCAGATGGGTCATCTTGGGGGCGCCGATGTTGACGATCCGCTGGCCGAGGATGTCCTCGATCCGCTGGATCATCTTGAGGCTGAGGTTCTGCTTGCCCTGTTCCATGCGCGCGACGGCGCTCTGGCTGGTTCCCAGCTCGGAGGCGAGCTGGCCCTGGGTCCAGCCCCGATGGGAGCGGACCTCGCGCAGGAGGACGCCGACGGTTTCAGCAGTCTGTTGTGCCATAGGCACGAAAATATCACAGATGCTATAAGCGACTCGAATTCAAGCGCTTACATACCCGTCGCCGCCGGACCGACCGGCCGGTAACCCAAGACTCATGAGATAACCCTGTGGCTACTGGGACATGACGGACAGAACGTTCCCGGCAGGATCCTTGAACCAAGCAATGCCCATCCCGCTCTCCGGGTCCCGCAGCACGCCGTTCTCGTCGACCGGCATCTCGGGTGTGGCGGGATACTTCTCGAGACTGACCCCGAGCTCTGCAAGCTGCGCGATCCCGGCGTCGAGGTCATCCACCTGGAAGTTGAGCACGGTGAACGTCGCGGGCTCGTGGTTCGGCTTCGGGTACGCGTAGACCCTCTGGCCGCCGGGCAGGGTGATGTTCAGCCCGCCCATCTGGTCCGCGACCTGGAAGCCCAGGGTGCCGCCGTAGAAGGCGCGGGCCTTCTCCACGTCGTCGACGCTGAAGCTGGAGAACGAGGCGGTCGGCTGGAACATGATGTCTCCTTGGGTGGCGGGGCTCCTCCCACACCACACGATCCCACGCCCGCGCGCCCCGGCACCAGCCCCGGCACAAGGCGAGAGCCCCGCACCGCGCTAGCCCCAGACGACGTTCCAGGTCCCGGCCACGACGGCAGCGCCCACCGCGAGCGCCGCAACGCCCGCCCCGACCACGACAACCCAGGCATCGAGGCGCGAGAAGCTCGATTCGCGGGCCCACGTCCGCGGGGCCGGGCGCCCGTCCACCATGCCGCCGAACCCGCGGGCCTCCATCGCCACGGCGAGGCGGGTGGCCCGGCGGATCGCCTGCACCAGCAGCGCGAACGCCTGCCCGAGGAACGCGCGGAACCGGTCCACGGGGCTATGCCCGCTCCCCACCCCCCGGGCCCGCCGCGCGAGCCCGAGAGTGCGCCACTCCTCGACGAGCAGCCCCACGAGCCTCATGCCCGCGAGCGCGCCGAGCACGAACCGGCTCGGCAGCCGCAGCTTCTGCGCGAGCCCGTCGGCGAGGTCGGTGGGATCAGTGGAGAAGAGGAGGAACACGCCCGGCAGGGCGATCGCGAGACCGCGCAGCCCAATCGCGACCCCGGCGAGAACAGAGTGCTCCGTGAACGTCACCGGCCCGATCTGCAGCCAGACAGGACCCGTCTTGGCGCCCAGGAGCGCGGTCGAGTAGGCCGCGAGGGCAGCGGCCGCGATGAGGGGCCACGTGCGCCTCACGAGCGTGCTCGGCCGGACGCCGAGCAGCGGCACGAGCGCAAGCTCGCACACAAGCGCCACGGAAGCGGACACCCAGTCCACGCTGAACAGGAGCGCGATCGTGATGCACAGACCTGCGGCGAGCTTCGCCACGGGGTTGGCGCGCGCGAGCGGCGAGTTCGCGACGTCGGGCGTCAGGATGCCTGCGGCGCCCGCGCTGCCTGCAGTTCCGGTGCTCACGCGGCGGCCCCCACGAGCGCGGCGCGGCCGGAGTCCACTCGGTAGACGGAATCGGCAAGGGCCGTGGTGAAGTCCTCGTCGTGGGTCACTGCGAGCAGAGACGTGCCTGAGTCGAGGAGCTCGGCGAGGAGCTTGACGAGCTCCGCCCACGTCAGGGCGTCCTGGCCGAACGTGGGCTCGTCGAGCATGAGGATGCTCGGACCCGTGGCCAGCATCGTCGCGACCGAGAGCCGGCGCTTCTCCCCGCCAGAGAGCGTGAACGGGTTGGCGCCGGCGAGCCGGGACAGCCGCAGCCGCTCGAGCAGGGGGTCGACGGCGGCACGCACCTCCGTCTCCCCCATCCGGGCGACGCGGCGGGGGCCGAACTCGAGCTCGTCGATCACGCGCGGGGTGAGGAACTGGTGCTCGGGCTCCTGGAACACGCTGCCGATCCGCGTCACGAGCTCGCTCGAGCGCCACCGGTGCGGGCTCGGCCCGGCCCCGCGCGCGAGCGGCGCAAGCGCCTCGAGCCGACCTCCCACCTTCGGCAGCAGGCCCGCGAGGGTGAGCGCGAGCGTGGACTTCCCGGCGCCGTTCGGTCCGGTGACGCTCACGGCGCGGCCCGCGCCGAGGGCCAGATCGATGCCGGCCACCACCGGCGGCTGCTTCCTGGAGCGGCCGACGGCGAGCGCTCCGGCGGCGAGGAGCTCCCCGGCGGCGCCCCCGGCACGGGACGCCCGAGGCCCCGGACGCAGCGGACGCGCGGGCGCCTCCCCGGTGAGCGGGTGCCAGCCCGGGACCCAGACGCCTGAGGCGGCCAGCCGGCGTCGTGCGTCGGGGTCGGCGAGGACAGCGCCGGGTGCGCCGTCGGCCGCGACTCCCCCGGCCGCGTCGAGCACCACGACCCGGTCCACGAGCTCGGCCCAGACCGAGACGCGGTGCTCGACGACCACGAGGGTCGCGCCGGTGCGGTCGAGGCTGCGGCGCACGGCCTCGCGGACCTCCGTGACGCCGGCCGGGTCGAGGTTGGCGGTGGGCTCGTCGAGGAGCACGAGGCCGGGCTCCATCGCGAGGATCCCCGCGAGCGCGAGGCGCTGCTTCTGGCCGCCGGAGAGGGCAGAGGTGGGGTGGTCGAGGGGGACTGCGAGGCCCACGTCGTCGAGGGCGCGGTGCACGCGCGGCCAGATGTCATCGCGGGGGACGGCGAGGTTCTCGCAGCCGAAGGCGACCTCGTCGCCCACGCGGGCCATCGCGATCTGCCCGTCCGGGTCCTGCAGGACGAGCCCGGCGCGGCCGCGCGCCTGGGGTGCGGGGACGCCGTCGACCGTGAGGGCGCCGCGCTCCTCGCCCTCCTCCGCCGCGCCGAGGACCCCGGCGAGGGCGTGGAGGAGCGTTGACTTGCCCGCGCCGGACGCGCCGAGCAGCAGGACGCGCTCGCCCGGGGCGATGTCCAGGTCCACGCCGCAGACGGCGAACGCCTTCCGGCCCGCGTGGCGCCAGCCCCAGCCGCGGGCGCTGACGGCCGCGGGCCGGCCCGCTCCTGCGGGGCCCCTGCTCCCCGGCCGCATCTCAGACGTCCGCGGCGCGGCCGGCCGCGAAGGCCGAGAGGGCGCCCGTCTTCGCCAGCCCCTTGACGGCGAGCCAGCTCAGCAGGCCCGCAATGACCGTGCCCGAGATGACCGCGAGGACCACGTACACGGCCTGCCATCCGGCCTCCCACTCGGGGAAGTAGATGATGACCTCGGAGACGCCCAGCGCGAGGCCCGAGAGCGCCCCGGCCAGGAGCGCGACGCCCAGGTTCCAGCGACGGTAGCGGAACGCGGCGAATGCGAGCTCCGCGCCGGCGCCCTGCACGAGGCCCGAGAGCAGCACGGCGAGGCCGAACTGTGAGCCCAGCAGAGCCTCGACCACGGCGGCGAGGATCTCGCAGAACAGCGCGGCGCCCGGCTTGCGGATGATCAGTCCTCCGAGGACCCCGGCGATGACCCAGCCGCCCGCGTACAGGCCGCCGAGCGGGGCAAACGCGGCTGTGGCCGCCTGCACCCCGACGTAGCCCTGGTCCCAGAGCCAGAAGATGACGCCGCACGCCACGGAGACGACTGCGGCGACGACGATGTCGACCACCCGCCAGCTGTACTTGGCCGGCGCGGTGGACCCAGAAGTGGTGGTTCCAGACATTGGTGTGTCCTCCTGTGTTCAGGAGGGGAGGGCAGCCGCGACTGCCTTGAGAACTCGACTCCCTTCGCCGGTACTAGCCGGAGCAGGTTCGAGGGTCTGCGGTAGCCCGCACTCTCAGCGCCCTATGCTCCGCAGCCGCCTGATGGCGGTGTGGGGCGACGCTCCCCTGTCGTTTGGTCCCATCAGTCTAGCGCGGCACGTTAGGCTGGCCACCATGAGCATCCTCATCAAGCTCCTCGGCACGGCAATCAGCATCGGTGCGGGCATCGTCGCCACCAAGCTCGTGGACTTCGCCTGGGAGAAGAGCACCGGGAACAAGCCCCCGAAGGACGCGACGAATCTCGAGGAGAGCCTGCGGGACACGCTCGTGTTCGCCCTCGTCTCGGCGGGCGTCGGTGCCGTGATCCAGACCTTCACCCAGCGCTACACGCAGCGGGCCATCGCGAACTTCAAGAAGACGCCTGAGCTCACCTGACCCCCGCCCCCGGGTCTGGGGGTCGCCTTCCGGGGGTCACCGTCTGGGGTCCCCTTCCGGGGGTCAGTTGATGTGGGTGCTGCGCTTGTCCCCAGCTTTAGTCTTCAACTCACGGCGTGTCGCACGATCGTGTCCGCGTGTCCCGCCCGCGCCCACTCCAAAGCCGGGGAGCTCCCCAACGACGGGAGTTGACCGTCAGGACGTGACTCCCAGAAGGTGCCTCCCAGAATTCGGGCACGAGGCACGCCCAGGTGACGTCCGCGCACGCGGGTGACATCCGCGCACGACGCCGCCACTCGCCGTCGTGCGCCAAGCGCGCCTCCCGCGTCGCCCACACATCCGTTGCCCACGTGGGAAATTCCCCAGCTTTAGGCATCAAGTCACGGCGTGTCGGCAGGTTCCTCGGCGTGTCGTCACGGGCGTCATCCGAAAGCCGGGGAATACGGCACCCCTGACCCGCGGGAGGTGCCCCGCAGGACCTGACCCCCAGCATGGGGGCGCCGCCTGCGGGGCGCACCGTGGTGCGCGAAGGTTCGTGCGTGGCCGGTGGTTGCGCCGTGTGTGTGCGGGA is a window encoding:
- a CDS encoding DUF4235 domain-containing protein; the encoded protein is MSILIKLLGTAISIGAGIVATKLVDFAWEKSTGNKPPKDATNLEESLRDTLVFALVSAGVGAVIQTFTQRYTQRAIANFKKTPELT
- a CDS encoding ABC transporter ATP-binding protein, which translates into the protein MRPGSRGPAGAGRPAAVSARGWGWRHAGRKAFAVCGVDLDIAPGERVLLLGASGAGKSTLLHALAGVLGAAEEGEERGALTVDGVPAPQARGRAGLVLQDPDGQIAMARVGDEVAFGCENLAVPRDDIWPRVHRALDDVGLAVPLDHPTSALSGGQKQRLALAGILAMEPGLVLLDEPTANLDPAGVTEVREAVRRSLDRTGATLVVVEHRVSVWAELVDRVVVLDAAGGVAADGAPGAVLADPDARRRLAASGVWVPGWHPLTGEAPARPLRPGPRASRAGGAAGELLAAGALAVGRSRKQPPVVAGIDLALGAGRAVSVTGPNGAGKSTLALTLAGLLPKVGGRLEALAPLARGAGPSPHRWRSSELVTRIGSVFQEPEHQFLTPRVIDELEFGPRRVARMGETEVRAAVDPLLERLRLSRLAGANPFTLSGGEKRRLSVATMLATGPSILMLDEPTFGQDALTWAELVKLLAELLDSGTSLLAVTHDEDFTTALADSVYRVDSGRAALVGAAA
- a CDS encoding ECF transporter S component yields the protein MSGTTTSGSTAPAKYSWRVVDIVVAAVVSVACGVIFWLWDQGYVGVQAATAAFAPLGGLYAGGWVIAGVLGGLIIRKPGAALFCEILAAVVEALLGSQFGLAVLLSGLVQGAGAELAFAAFRYRRWNLGVALLAGALSGLALGVSEVIIYFPEWEAGWQAVYVVLAVISGTVIAGLLSWLAVKGLAKTGALSAFAAGRAADV
- a CDS encoding energy-coupling factor transporter transmembrane component T family protein — translated: MLTPDVANSPLARANPVAKLAAGLCITIALLFSVDWVSASVALVCELALVPLLGVRPSTLVRRTWPLIAAAALAAYSTALLGAKTGPVWLQIGPVTFTEHSVLAGVAIGLRGLAIALPGVFLLFSTDPTDLADGLAQKLRLPSRFVLGALAGMRLVGLLVEEWRTLGLARRARGVGSGHSPVDRFRAFLGQAFALLVQAIRRATRLAVAMEARGFGGMVDGRPAPRTWARESSFSRLDAWVVVVGAGVAALAVGAAVVAGTWNVVWG
- a CDS encoding UDP-N-acetylglucosamine 1-carboxyvinyltransferase; this encodes MAQQTAETVGVLLREVRSHRGWTQGQLASELGTSQSAVARMEQGKQNLSLKMIQRIEDILGQRIVNIGAPKMTHLRVEGGHRLSGSVDVNTSKNAGVALLCASLLNRGTTTLRRLARIEEVNRIVEVLTSIGVECTWLPAEHGEQPRDLQIRRPAALDLDSMDVEAARRTRSVIMLLGPLLDERDEYRLPYAGGCDLGTRTVDPHMQALRQFGLEVEATAGFYTVRAPEADVADRSFVLTERGDTVTENAIMAAAHREGVTVIRNASPNYMVQDLCFYLEGLGVQIDGVGTTTLRIRGKARIDVDIDYWPSEDPIEAMSLITAGIVTNSQITVRRVPIEFMEIELATLATMGQQLEVSSEYTARNGQTRLVDVTVVPSELHAPADKIHPMPFPGLNIDNLPFFAVIAANATGQTMIHDWVYENRAIYLTELNRLGANVQLLDPHRIYVNGPTKWRAAEVGCPPALRPAACILLAMLAARGTSELRNIYVIERGYQDLAERLNSIGAKIEYFQD
- a CDS encoding VOC family protein, which gives rise to MFQPTASFSSFSVDDVEKARAFYGGTLGFQVADQMGGLNITLPGGQRVYAYPKPNHEPATFTVLNFQVDDLDAGIAQLAELGVSLEKYPATPEMPVDENGVLRDPESGMGIAWFKDPAGNVLSVMSQ